The Cannabis sativa cultivar Pink pepper isolate KNU-18-1 chromosome 8, ASM2916894v1, whole genome shotgun sequence genomic interval ACATTACAATAAATATCGTCGCATCTGATAGCCGTTTGAAGCAAAAATAGAGACCTGCTGGGAAAAGGAAAAGAAGGATGTGAAAATCAAACATGAAAGATGACCACGCTGTTGGTTGATGCTCCGAGACGGATGCGATAATTGGGATGTGATCCTTTGCATAAGTAGGATCAAGCAAAGAATAAAATCTTCCAGTCCATGGAGATATATAACCCGATGCCATGCCAACTCCCAAAGCAAGACCACCAACACCAACAGCAGAGGTAACAGTGATCCTCAAGAAGGCTTGGAATAATTTTGTGTCACTTAACATGTACTTAACCCAGTCCAGAAAATAAAACACCTAAGCAAAAATAATCCAAATTAGCCCAAGAAATTGAATCAGGAaattaaacaaagaaaaaattggAATGGCTCAAATAATCCGTACAATTGTGCCTTATGCATAAAACCAATAAACTAACCATTtcaaatactaaaatttaaaaaataacctCACTTAATTTACTCAATGTGACCAAGATGGTCGCACAATGTAAATTTATAGTCGTTTTGCGACCATAATGGTTGTTTATGGTCGCAGAGTATAATTCATCGTTTTTGCGAACTTAGAAGATtattttgctaaaaaaaatttttgtaaagttattttgctaataaaaaatttcatgcTTTTTTCTACAAAACACTCTTTCAGGAAAAACTAGCAAGATAAGACCTTTGATACTCGAATAACATGAGCAAACCTGAATCAAGAAGAAGACTCCCATGGCAGCCATATGCTCCCCAGACTGAACATGCTGAAAACCCACAAACCGAATTTGCATAGCTAGCAACATTCCCACCACGTACATACAATTATAAGCAACGTACAATCTCATTGAGTACCTCCCAGTGACCAACAACACCAACACGTAAAGAGgaatcaaattaatgataaaCACATAACCACCCCAAGCGGAAACCATGTAAAAGTAGCCAAAAGCCGAAGCCAGAGACCAAGCCAACGAACCAGTATTAACGGCTTTCACAAACAAGTAGAACGTCAGCAACAAAGCAAAGATCGCAACACCCTCATTGTCATAAGACCCAGCTACTGATCTCGAGATATAACCAGGGCAAATTGCGATCAATGCCGCAGCAACTAGACCCGCCCCTGTGTCCCAAATCTCTTTCCCGAATAAATACGCCACCACAGTCGTGTTGGAGGCGAAAAAAGGCGCGGTCAAGACGCAGACTTCGCGAATATGAACGGTGAAACGGAGAAATCTGAGCGTCCAATAGATGAACGCAGCGGTGACCATTAGCCCCGGATACAAGGTCCCGCCAATGATCCGGCCGAGAGGGTACCAACTCTCGGAGTCAAACCAATTCCAGAACTCATAAAAACCCTTCTCAGTCAAGTAAACAGTGGTCCGGTAGTTAAAGTAAGGGTCAAATTCATGGATCATGGACTCATAACGAAGAACACTGAACAATCGAGTGATGAATGCCAAGATGTAGACAAGGCCTAGAATTGAGACTCGGATCAGGAGCTCCTGTTGCTTGGTCTTGAGCTTGAAAGACTTGAGGGAAAAATGGGTGAGCAGATCGGGCTTAAGATTAGCCGGGGTAGATGAGGAGGACCCAGATTTGGTAGTGGTGCCGTTGACCGGCTCGGGCTGGGCCTTCGCCACCATGATTgggagaaaagaaaagaaaatggaatttgaattaagtttttatgaATTGGGAGATTATGCTTTTGGGGAGTGGGACTACACAAGTGATTCTGCCATTGGAGGAGCACTAAATAAGAGCTTTAAACCCTAAAGAAATAAATAGGAGAAGCAGTACTTCTGAGCCTCATCCACGGTACGGCCTATACGGAGACAGATTTTGGCGAGATCTGAAAACTGAAATTGAGcgagttgtgtgtgtgtgtgtgtgagtgagTGAGAGCAactcattgttttttttttttttaataataattataataaaatacttttgtgaatattcattatttatttttttggtaaatactattttgaatattgtgttttgcaaaagctACTAATTGggattttttgttttgttaaatgataaaataaaccaTGTATTTCTAAAATTGTATAAATAGGACTTGAACTGATTTTTGTCAACATTAAACTGAATAATAATCTAATCTaaagatgttatgacaaaactagttacattttttgtatctgttcgtgttaagaattgtcttaaagttggttatgttaacaaataaaattgttgaaaattaagcacagtgtcctatttttactattttggaaaatatagaatttgttatcccaaattttgcactctgacgtggcatcacgagaatggtgacacgtgaaGTCCACTTGGAGCATTTGCTCGGGAAGATagaccgagcaggatgcctcgctggcacatcCTGAATAAGATATTCAGCGATCCGTGCAGAGCatccaacacttagcgaattcagctttcgcatcatgagtcatcagctcaatccatataactcagggatcaacttacgtggatatggcatacacataatcccactatcagtgtattcagcctcaatcccacgatccttgcattcagcattgatcacacgatctttctgtttatgt includes:
- the LOC115699156 gene encoding dolichyl-diphosphooligosaccharide--protein glycosyltransferase subunit STT3B, producing the protein MVAKAQPEPVNGTTTKSGSSSSTPANLKPDLLTHFSLKSFKLKTKQQELLIRVSILGLVYILAFITRLFSVLRYESMIHEFDPYFNYRTTVYLTEKGFYEFWNWFDSESWYPLGRIIGGTLYPGLMVTAAFIYWTLRFLRFTVHIREVCVLTAPFFASNTTVVAYLFGKEIWDTGAGLVAAALIAICPGYISRSVAGSYDNEGVAIFALLLTFYLFVKAVNTGSLAWSLASAFGYFYMVSAWGGYVFIINLIPLYVLVLLVTGRYSMRLYVAYNCMYVVGMLLAMQIRFVGFQHVQSGEHMAAMGVFFLIQVFYFLDWVKYMLSDTKLFQAFLRITVTSAVGVGGLALGVGMASGYISPWTGRFYSLLDPTYAKDHIPIIASVSEHQPTAWSSFMFDFHILLFLFPAGLYFCFKRLSDATIFIVMYGLTSMYFAGVMVRLILVATPAVCLISAIAVSATVKNLTQLLRSSNKASQTGSSKGTGSVKSSSKVSIDQSQPFQRNGAIALLFGAFYLLSTYATHCTWVTSEAYSSPSIVLAARGAHGNRVIFDDYREAYFWLRQNTPQDAKVMSWWDYGYQITAMGNRTVIVDNNTWNNTHIATVGRAMSSYEDEAYDIMRSLDVDYVLVVFGGVTGYSSDDINKFLWMVRIGGGVFPVIKEPDYLVNGEYRVDKGAAPKMLNCLMYKLSYYRFGELTTEYGKPPGYDRARGVEIGNKDIKLEHLEEAFTTSNWIVRIYKVKPPNNRW